One Kitasatospora sp. MAP12-44 DNA segment encodes these proteins:
- a CDS encoding MFS transporter — protein MTTTTEALSAAPSSEEFPDQASEQPSRASRLLPRDPVLRLLTWTTLVNCLGNGLFLTVSTLYFTRILGYGVGAVGLVLTGAGLCGVLASIPAGRAADRLGSKPVLIALVALEAVGTVGYVLVGGSFLAFAVLTCLVTTVDRGASAARGALYAEVLAPDQRVAGRAYLRAVTNVAMGVGSVLAALTLQADSRAAYTATIVADAVSYAVVALVMLRLPRTARASAARETADRRSTTGERAERAEQAERRNPALRNLPFLTVTGLNAVLTLQFAMLEIGVPLWIVKDTAAPRALVAATLVVNTVLVVLFQVRATRGTELPGAAARACARGGLLLAASCAVLGLAHGLSAVLASAVLVAGVALQAGGEVLSQAGGWALSYDLAGDGAHGSYQGVFNTGVSAAMMIGPALVTLAVVGHGLLGWLLLGLLFAATGAAMSPAVHWAARRTAAAA, from the coding sequence ATGACGACGACAACTGAGGCGCTGTCCGCCGCGCCCTCTTCCGAAGAGTTTCCCGATCAGGCCTCAGAACAGCCCTCCCGGGCCTCCCGACTGCTGCCCCGCGACCCGGTGCTGCGGCTGCTGACCTGGACGACCCTGGTCAACTGCCTGGGCAACGGGCTCTTCCTGACCGTCAGCACGCTCTACTTCACCCGGATCCTCGGCTACGGCGTCGGCGCGGTCGGCCTGGTGCTCACCGGGGCCGGGCTGTGCGGGGTGCTGGCGAGCATCCCGGCCGGGCGGGCCGCCGACCGGCTGGGCAGCAAGCCGGTGTTGATCGCCCTGGTCGCGCTGGAGGCGGTGGGGACGGTCGGGTACGTCCTGGTGGGCGGCAGTTTCCTGGCGTTCGCGGTGCTGACCTGCCTGGTGACGACCGTCGACCGCGGCGCCTCCGCCGCGCGCGGTGCGCTCTACGCCGAGGTGCTGGCGCCCGACCAGCGGGTGGCCGGCCGGGCCTACCTGCGGGCGGTCACCAACGTGGCGATGGGCGTCGGCTCGGTGCTCGCCGCGCTCACCCTGCAGGCCGACAGCCGGGCCGCCTACACCGCCACCATCGTTGCCGACGCGGTCTCCTATGCCGTGGTGGCGTTGGTGATGCTGCGCCTGCCCCGCACCGCACGCGCGTCGGCCGCACGGGAGACGGCCGACCGCCGGTCCACCACCGGGGAGCGGGCCGAGCGGGCCGAGCAGGCCGAGCGGCGCAACCCGGCGCTGCGCAACCTGCCCTTCCTGACGGTCACCGGCCTGAACGCGGTGCTCACCCTCCAGTTCGCGATGCTGGAGATCGGTGTGCCGCTGTGGATCGTCAAGGACACCGCCGCGCCCCGGGCCCTGGTCGCCGCGACGCTGGTGGTCAACACCGTGCTGGTGGTGCTCTTCCAGGTCCGGGCCACCCGCGGCACCGAGCTGCCGGGCGCCGCCGCCCGTGCCTGCGCCCGCGGCGGCCTGCTGCTGGCCGCCTCCTGTGCCGTCCTCGGCCTGGCCCATGGCCTGTCGGCGGTGCTCGCCTCGGCCGTCCTGGTCGCGGGCGTGGCGCTCCAGGCCGGTGGTGAGGTGCTCAGCCAGGCCGGCGGCTGGGCGCTGAGCTACGACCTCGCCGGTGACGGCGCCCACGGCTCGTACCAAGGGGTCTTCAACACCGGCGTGTCCGCCGCCATGATGATCGGCCCGGCGCTGGTCACGCTCGCCGTCGTCGGGCACGGGCTGCTGGGCTGGCTCCTGCTCGGGCTGCTCTTCGCCGCCACCGGCGCCGCCATGAGCCCCGCCGTCCACTGGGCCGCTCGCCGCACCGCCGCTGCCGCCTGA
- a CDS encoding enoyl-CoA hydratase family protein, whose product MTSAAPLVRVTTAGVVTTLELDSPHNRNALSTRLMAELEQGLAEAAKDPAVRVVVLGHTGKVFCAGADLSEATGADPTVGPRGLVDIQRAIIDCPKPVIAYVNGHVRAGGLGLVGSADLAVAGPASTFAFTESRLGLAPAVISLPLRPKLEPRAAARYYLTGETFDAAEAARIGLVTLAAEEPEVALAELLAALRLASPQGLAESKRLVNADVLRSFEQDAEARVELSARLFGSDEAQQGMRAFLDRRPAPWAAAE is encoded by the coding sequence ATGACCAGCGCAGCACCCCTCGTCCGCGTCACCACCGCGGGAGTCGTCACCACCCTTGAGCTCGACTCACCGCACAACCGCAACGCGCTCTCCACCCGGCTGATGGCCGAGCTGGAGCAGGGGCTCGCCGAGGCGGCCAAGGATCCGGCGGTGCGGGTGGTGGTGCTCGGGCACACCGGCAAAGTGTTCTGCGCGGGAGCGGACCTGTCCGAGGCGACCGGGGCCGACCCGACGGTGGGGCCGCGCGGGCTGGTCGACATCCAGCGGGCGATCATCGACTGCCCCAAGCCGGTGATCGCGTACGTCAACGGGCATGTCCGGGCCGGCGGGCTCGGGTTGGTCGGCTCGGCCGACCTGGCGGTGGCCGGTCCTGCGTCCACCTTCGCGTTCACCGAGTCGCGCCTGGGCCTGGCGCCCGCGGTGATCTCGCTGCCGCTGCGGCCCAAGCTGGAGCCGCGCGCGGCCGCCCGCTACTACCTGACCGGGGAGACCTTCGACGCCGCCGAGGCGGCCCGGATCGGCCTGGTCACGCTGGCCGCCGAGGAGCCGGAGGTGGCGCTGGCCGAGCTGCTGGCCGCGCTGCGGCTGGCCTCCCCGCAGGGGCTCGCGGAGTCCAAGCGGCTGGTCAACGCGGATGTCCTGCGCTCCTTCGAGCAGGACGCCGAGGCCCGGGTGGAGCTGTCCGCCCGGCTGTTCGGCTCCGACGAGGCGCAGCAGGGCATGCGCGCCTTCCTGGACCGCCGGCCGGCCCCCTGGGCGGCGGCCGAGTAG
- a CDS encoding HutD family protein, which translates to MTLHQLPAADRSTTPWRNGGGLTREVAAAPDGSWRVSLAEVAADGPFSTFPGLDRVLTVVEGAGLELTVGDRPPAPVPPLHPFPFPGELPTTGRLIDGPVTALNVMAAHGLPVTVELSGAGAVLVSPAPGAVALVVALAGHDAVQLTHPDTAQVRHAVVLTVGPPPLD; encoded by the coding sequence GTGACCCTGCACCAGCTCCCCGCCGCCGACCGCTCAACCACCCCCTGGCGCAACGGAGGTGGGCTCACCCGCGAGGTAGCCGCCGCGCCCGACGGATCCTGGCGGGTGAGCCTGGCCGAGGTGGCGGCGGACGGGCCGTTCTCGACCTTCCCCGGCCTTGACCGGGTGCTCACCGTGGTCGAGGGCGCGGGCCTGGAGCTGACGGTGGGCGACCGGCCGCCCGCCCCCGTCCCGCCGCTGCACCCGTTCCCCTTCCCCGGCGAACTGCCCACCACCGGGCGGCTGATCGATGGGCCGGTCACCGCGCTCAACGTCATGGCGGCGCACGGGCTGCCCGTGACGGTCGAGCTCAGCGGCGCCGGCGCGGTGCTGGTGAGCCCGGCTCCCGGCGCGGTGGCCCTGGTCGTCGCCCTGGCCGGCCACGACGCCGTCCAGCTCACCCACCCCGACACCGCGCAGGTGCGGCACGCCGTGGTGCTGACCGTCGGCCCGCCACCCCTCGACTAG
- a CDS encoding acyltransferase: MPITATVLSAVRSRARRVAGRVVHRGWRWVQESGAVSNQNPGPYRFHTLGDGSKLAFPLGTVFNEQSIAIGPFCIIGERVTISAGFLPGLDLGPEPVVRIGGGCVIGRGSHLVGHQSIVLGDDVWTGPNVYISDQAHEYRDTSRPIGKQWPRNEPVEIGSGSWIGTGAVILPGARLGRNVVVAAGSVVRGEIPDHSVVAGAPAKVVRSYSEIEGWQPPFRYDPPRPLPEGVTAEQLRALVGWDLHVPTDEPS; encoded by the coding sequence ATGCCGATCACTGCCACCGTGCTCTCCGCCGTCCGCTCGCGTGCCCGCCGGGTGGCGGGGCGGGTGGTGCACCGCGGGTGGCGCTGGGTGCAGGAGAGCGGTGCGGTGTCCAACCAGAACCCCGGCCCGTACCGCTTCCACACCCTGGGGGACGGCAGCAAGTTGGCGTTCCCGCTGGGGACGGTCTTCAACGAGCAGTCGATCGCGATCGGGCCGTTCTGCATCATCGGCGAGCGGGTCACCATATCGGCGGGTTTTCTGCCCGGTCTCGACCTCGGCCCCGAGCCGGTGGTGCGGATCGGCGGCGGGTGCGTGATCGGCCGGGGCAGCCACCTGGTGGGCCATCAGTCGATCGTGCTCGGCGACGACGTCTGGACCGGTCCCAACGTCTACATCAGCGACCAGGCCCATGAGTACCGCGACACCAGTCGGCCGATCGGCAAGCAGTGGCCGCGCAACGAGCCGGTGGAGATCGGTTCGGGCAGCTGGATCGGCACGGGCGCGGTGATCCTGCCCGGCGCGCGGCTGGGGCGCAACGTGGTGGTGGCAGCCGGCTCGGTGGTCCGCGGCGAGATCCCCGACCACAGCGTGGTGGCCGGCGCCCCGGCCAAGGTGGTGCGCAGCTACAGCGAGATCGAGGGCTGGCAGCCGCCGTTCCGCTACGACCCGCCCCGCCCGCTCCCGGAGGGCGTCACCGCCGAGCAGCTGCGCGCGCTGGTGGGCTGGGACCTGCATGTGCCGACGGACGAGCCGTCCTGA